Proteins found in one Methanospirillum hungatei JF-1 genomic segment:
- a CDS encoding PIN domain-containing protein, with translation MKSVFLDTCIFFECIEDSRKKTIISHAIHLGFSLVTSIPVMGEAVDQMRKRPVRSELILSFINLCEEWNVATLYPDQVVARICNCMANREIDFRVEKTDRVHIGYAMSNGCTYFLTSDKNLIKYRVPKLLEDAGFFKPETLTLEEFTEYLN, from the coding sequence TTGAAATCTGTTTTCCTCGATACCTGCATCTTTTTTGAATGCATTGAGGATTCGAGGAAAAAGACCATAATCAGCCATGCAATTCATCTTGGATTCTCTCTGGTTACCTCAATACCCGTTATGGGGGAGGCAGTGGATCAGATGAGAAAGCGTCCAGTTAGATCGGAGCTCATCCTTTCCTTTATCAATCTATGCGAAGAATGGAATGTTGCCACCCTTTACCCTGATCAAGTTGTGGCACGTATCTGCAATTGTATGGCCAACCGTGAGATAGATTTCCGGGTGGAAAAAACAGATCGTGTGCATATAGGATACGCTATGTCGAATGGTTGTACCTATTTTTTAACATCAGATAAAAATCTTATTAAATATCGAGTACCTAAATTGCTTGAAGATGCTGGGTTCTTTAAGCCTGAAACTCTCACCCTCGAAGAATTTACAGAGTATTTGAATTAA